Proteins from a genomic interval of Medicago truncatula cultivar Jemalong A17 chromosome 3, MtrunA17r5.0-ANR, whole genome shotgun sequence:
- the LOC11443776 gene encoding pentatricopeptide repeat-containing protein At5g40410, mitochondrial → MFRLFHATLKTCMLLKHQLKPLTYCCSFLSQTSLQFNAISTHHFDPFLSTLILHLKSSSSVSICRIIHAHVIKSLDYRDGFIGDQLVSCYLKMGPTKDAYLLFDEMPKKDFVSWNSLVSGLAKIGQLGECLSVFCKMKSDSELKLNEFTFLSVISACVSEKACDEGYYVHCCAMKLGLVYEVKVVNALVNMYGKFGFVESAFRLFSEMPESEKSIVSWNSIVAVCAQNGMPNEAFNCFDMMRVNGFFPDDATMVSLLQACENFPLGRMVEVLHGVIFTCGLDENLTIVTTLLNLYSKLGRLNNSRKVFEEISKPDKVAWTAMLAGYAMHGCGKEAIEFFERIVREEGMEPDHVTFTHLLSACSHSGLVKEGKYFFRVMSDVYKVQPRLDHYSCMVDLLGRCGLLDDAHELIKNMPFEPNSGVWGALLGACRVHRNIDLGKEAAKNLIALDPSDPRNYIMLSNMYSAAGLWNDASKVRTLMKNKVLTRNQGCSFIEHGNKIHRFVVDDYTHPDSHRIHKKLEEVMKKIQDVGFVHETESILHDVDEEVKIDMITKHSEKIALAYGLLVTNADMPLVIIKNLRICRDCHNTVKFVSMVEKRTIIIRDTKRFHQFSGGLCSCGDYW, encoded by the coding sequence ATGTTTAGGTTATTCCATGCAACATTGAAAACTTGCATGCTCCTAAAACATCAACTAAAGCCTCTAACGTATTGTTGTTCATTTCTCTCTCAAACCTCTCTCCAATTCAATGCCATTTCCACACACCATTTTGACCCTTTTCTATCCACTCTAATTCTTCATCTGAAATCTTCATCATCTGTCTCCATTTGCAGAATCATTCATGCCCATGTGATCAAATCTCTTGATTACCGTGATGGGTTCATTGGTGATCAATTGGTATCTTGTTACCTTAAAATGGGTCCAACAAAAGATGCATATttgttgtttgatgaaatgccaaAGAAGGATTTTGTTTCATGGAATTCTTTGGTTTCTGGGCTGGCGAAAATTGGGCAGCTTGGTGAATGCTTGAGTGTGTTTTGTAAGATGAAATCTGATTcagaattgaaattgaatgagTTTACGTTTTTATCGGTTATCTCGGCTTGTGTATCGGAGAAAGCGTGTGATGAAGGCTATTATGTTCACTGTTGTGCAATGAAATTGGGTTTGGTGTATGAGGTGAAGGTTGTCAATGCTCTTGTTAATATGTATGGGAAGTTTGGCTTTGTTGAATCGGCTTTTAGGTTGTTTTCGGAAATGCCTGAGAGTGAGAAGAGTATTGTGTCCTGGAATTCAATTGTTGCTGTTTGTGCCCAAAATGGAATGCCTAATGAGGCTTTTAATTGTTTTGATATGATGAGGGTTAATGGTTTTTTTCCTGATGATGCCACAATGGTGAGTTTGCTTCAAGCTTGTGAAAATTTTCCTTTGGGAAGAATGGTAGAGGTTTTGCACGGCGTAATCTTTACCTGTGGTCTTGATGAAAATTTAACAATTGTGACTACCCTTTTGAACTTGTATTCGAAGTTAGGGAGATTGAATAATTCTCGTAAGGTATTTGAAGAGATAAGTAAGCCTGATAAAGTGGCATGGACTGCGATGCTTGCAGGCTATGCAATGCATGGGTGTGGGAAAGAAGCAATTGAGTTCTTCGAAAGGATTGTAAGGGAAGAAGGAATGGAGCCTGATCATGTTACTTTTACTCATTTGTTAAGTGCATGTAGCCATTCAGGGCTTGTCAAGGAAGGAAAATACTTCTTCAGAGTTATGTCTGATGTTTACAAAGTTCAACCACGATTGGATCATTATTCGTGTATGGTTGATCTTCTCGGTCGATGTGGTCTACTCGATGATGCTCATGAGCTGATTAAGAACATGCCATTTGAGCCAAATTCTGGAGTTTGGGGTGCCCTTCTTGGTGCTTGTAGGGTTCATCGGAACATTGATCTAGGGAAGGAAGCTGCCAAGAATTTGATAGCATTAGATCCGTCAGACCCTAGAAACTATATCATGTTGTCTAACATGTATTCTGCTGCAGGTTTGTGGAATGATGCATCAAAAGTGAGGACTTTAATGAAGAATAAGGTTCTTACTAGAAATCAGGGATGTAGTTTTATTGAACATGGGAATAAAATCCACCGCTTTGTTGTCGATGATTACACTCACCCTGATTCGCACAGAATACACAAAAAGTTGGAAGAggttatgaaaaaaattcaagatgTTGGATTTGTGCATGAAACAGAATCAATTCTCCATGATGTTGATGAGGAGGTGAAAATAGATATGATCACCAAACATAGTGAGAAGATAGCTCTTGCATATGGACTTTTGGTCACCAATGCAGATATGCCGTTAGTTATAATAAAAAACCTAAGAATATGCCGTGATTGTCACAACACTGTAAAATTTGTGTCGATGGTAGAAAAGCGTACTATCATTATCCGAGATACAAAGCGATTTCACCAGTTCTCAGGTGGGTTATGTTCTTGTGGTGATTATTGGTAG
- the LOC11438250 gene encoding putative disease resistance RPP13-like protein 1 — translation MAATLVGGAFLSASVQTMLDQLTSTEFRDFINNRKLNVSLLKQLQATLLVLQAVLDDAEEKQINNRAVKQWLDDLKDALFDAEDLLNQISYDSLRCKVEDTQAANKTNQVWNFLSSPFNTFYREINSQMKIMCDSLQIFAQHKDILGLQTKIGKVSRRTPSSSVVNESVMVGRNDDKETVMNMLLSESSTRNNNIGVVAILGMGGVGKTTLAQLVYNDEKVQEHFDLKAWACVSEDFDISTVTKTLLESVTSRAWENNNLDFLRVELKKTLRDKRFLFVLDDLWNDNYNEWDELVTPLINGNSGSRVIVTTRQQKVAEVAHTFPIHKLEVLSNEDTWSLLSKHAFGSENFCDNKCSNLEAIGRKIARKCAGLPIAAKTLGGVLRSKRDAKEWTEVLNNKIWNLPNDNVLPALLLSYQYLPSQLKRCFSYCSIFPKDYSLNRKQLVLLWMAEGFLDHSKDEKPMEDVGDDCFAELLSRSLIQQLHVGTREQKFVMHDLVNDLATIVSGKTCSRVEFGGDTSKNVRHCSYSQEEYDIVKKFKIFYKFKCLRTFLPCCSWRTFNYLSKRVVDDLLPTFGRLRVLSLSKYRNITMLPDSICSLVQLRYLDLSHTKIKSLPDIICNLYYLQTLILSFCSNLIELPEHVGKLINLRHLDIDFTGITEMPKQIVELENLQTLTVFIVGKKNVGLSVRELARFPKLQGKLFIKNLQNVIDVVEAYDADLKSKEHIEELTLQWGIETDDSLKGKDVLDMLKPPVNLNRLNIALYGGTSFPCWLGDSSFSNMVSLCIENCGYCVTLPPLGQLSSLKDLKITGMSILETIGPEFYGMVEGGSNSSFHPFPSLEKLEFTNMPNWKKWLPFQDGILPFPCLKTLMLCDCPELRGNLPNHLSSIEAFVIECCPHLLESPPTLEWLSSIKEIDISGDLHSSETQWPFVESDSPCLLQWVTLRFFDTIFSLPKMILSSTCLKFLTLHSVPSLTAFPREGVPTSLQAIHIYNCEKLSFMPPETWSNYTSLLHLTLERSCGSLSSFPLNGFPKLQELVIDGCTGLESIFISESSSDHPSTLQSLSVYSCKALISLPQRMDTLTTLERLHFYHLPKLEFALYEGVFLPPKLQTIYITSVRITKMPPLIEWGFQSLTYLSNLYIKDNDDVVHTLLKEQLLPISLVFLSISNLSEAKCLDGNGLRYLSSLETLSFHDCQRLESFPEHSLPSSLKLLRIYRCPILEERYESEGGRNWSEISYIPVIEINGKMTI, via the coding sequence ATGGCAGCAACTTTGGTTGGAGGTGCATTTCTCTCTGCTTCTGTCCAAACCATGCTTGACCAACTAACTTCAACCGAGTTTCGTGATTTCATCAACAACAGAAAGCTGAACGTCTCACTCTTGAAGCAGTTACAAGCAACGCTGCTGGTTCTTCAAGCTGTGCTGGATGATGCAGAGGAGAAGCAGATCAACAATCGTGCTGTCAAACAATGGCTTGATGACTTGAAAGATGCTCTCTTTGATGCTGAGGATTTGCTCAACCAAATCAGTTATGATTCATTACGATGCAAGGTGGAGGATACACAAGCTGCAAACAAAACTAATCAGGTGTGGAACTTCCTTTCTTCTCCTTTTAACACCTTCTACAGAGAGATCAATTCCCAAATGAAGATCATGTGTGATAGCTTGCAAATTTTCGCACAACATAAAGATATCCTTGGTTTGCAAACTAAAATTGGTAAAGTTTCTCGTAGAACCCCTTCAAGTTCAGTAGTTAATGAATCTGTCATGGTTGGTAGAAATGATGATAAAGAGACAGTAATGAACATGTTGCTATCAGAGAGCAGCACTAGGAATAACAATATCGGTGTTGTTGCAATTTTAGGTATGGGAGGTGTCGGTAAAACGACACTTGCACAACTTGTTTACAATGATGAAAAAGTTCAAGAGCACTTTGATCTCAAAGCATGGGCTTGTGTATCAGAGGATTTTGATATTTCAACTGTAACTAAAACTCTTCTTGAATCTGTCACTTCAAGAGCTTGGGAAAACAATAATCTTGATTTTCTTCGAGTTGAACTAAAGAAAACATTGAGAGACAaaagatttttgtttgtgttggatGACCTATGGAATGACAATTATAATGAGTGGGATGAACTTGTAACTCCTTTGATTAATGGAAACAGTGGAAGCAGGGTCATCGTCACAACACGCCAACAAAAAGTTGCAGAGGTTGCACATACATTTCCTATTCATAAATTAGAAGTTTTATCTAATGAAGATACATGGTCTTTACTCTCAAAGCATGCATTTGGAAGTGAAAACTTTTGTGACAATAAATGCTCAAACCTAGAAGCAATTGGTAGAAAGATTGCAAGAAAGTGTGCTGGGTTGCCCATAGCTGCAAAAACACTTGGAGGAGTATTGCGTTCGAAAAGAGATGCCAAAGAGTGGACTGAAGTTTTGAACAACAAAATATGGAACTTACCAAATGACAATGTTTTACCTGCATTGCTTCTGAGTTATCAATATCTTCCCTCCCAATTGAAAAGATGTTTTTCATATTGTTCCATTTTTCCAAAGGACTATTCACTTAATAGGAAGCAATTGGTATTGTTGTGGATGGCAGAAGGCTTCCTTGATCATTCTAAAGATGAAAAACCCATGGAAGATGTAGGTGATGATTGTTTTGCTGAACTGTTATCCAGATCATTAATTCAACAACTACATGTTGGTACTAGAGAACAAAAGTTTGTCATGCATGACCTTGTTAATGATTTAGCTACAATCGTATCTGGAAAAACATGTTCTAGGGTTGAATTTGGTGGTGATACCTCCAAGAATGTTCGTCATTGCTCATATAGTCAAGAAGAGTATGACATTGTCAAGAAGTTTAAAATTTTCTACAAATTCAAATGCTTGAGAACCTTCCTACCCTGTTGCTCTTGGAGGACTTTTAATTACTTATCTAAAAGGGTGGTTGATGATTTGCTACCCACATTTGGAAGGTTGCGTGTgttatcattatcaaaatatAGAAACATCACAATGCTTCCAGATTCGATCTGCAGTTTGGTGCAGTTGCGCTATCTAGATCTATctcacacaaaaatcaaaagctTGCCTGACATAATATGCAACCTCTACTATTTGCAAACcttgattttatcattttgctCAAATCTCATTGAATTGCCGGAACATGTCggaaaattgattaatttacgTCACCTTGATATCGATTTCACAGGCATAACAGAGATGCCAAAGCAAATTGTTGAGCTAGAAAATCTTCAAACTTTAACTGTTTTCATAGTAGGCAagaaaaatgttggtttaagtgTTAGAGAGCTTGCAAGGTTTCCAAAGCTACAGGGGAAGTTATTTATCAAGAACCTGCAAAACGTCATTGATGTTGTGGAGGCATATGATGCTGACTTAAAGAGCAAAGAACATATTGAAGAATTAACGCTACAGTGGGGGATTGAAACTGACGACTCACTTAAAGGGAAAGATGTGCTGGATATGTTGAAACCCCCAGTAAACCTAAATCGATTGAACATTGCCTTGTACGGTGGGACAAGCTTTCCATGTTGGTTGGGAGATTCTTCATTTTCTAACATGGTGTCACtgtgcattgaaaattgtggatATTGTGTGACACTTCCACCACTAGGACAACTATCTTCTCTAAAGGACCTAAAGATAACAGGTATGTCAATATTGGAGACAATTGGTCCAGAGTTCTATGGCATGGTTGAAGGAGGTTCCAATTCTTCATTTCATCCTTTTCCATCCCTTGAGAAGTTGGAATTTACGAACATGCCAAATTGGAAGAAATGGCTTCCCTTTCAAGATGGCATACTTCCTTTTCCTTGTCTTAAAACTCTGATGTTATGTGATTGTCCTGAACTGAGGGGAAATTTGCCTAACCATCTTTCTTCCATTGAAGCATTTGTAATTGAATGTTGTCCTCATCTGTTGGAATCACCACCTACTCTTGAATGGCTCTCCTCAATAAAAGAAATAGATATTTCGGGAGATTTACATTCTTCAGAGACTCAATGGCCGTTTGTTGAGAGTGACTCGCCATGTCTACTGCAATGGGTAACACTACGTTTTTTTGATACAATATTCTCTCTTCCCAAAATGATTTTGAGCAGCACTTGTCTTAAATTCTTGACACTCCACAGTGTTCCGTCTTTAACTGCATTTCCAAGGGAAGGTGTACCCACTTCTTTGCAGGCAATTCATATTTATAATTGTGAGAAGCTATCATTCATGCCTCCAGAAACGTGGAGCAATTACACATCGCTTTTGCATTTGACTTTAGAAAGAAGCTGTGGCTCACTTTCCTCCTTCCCATTGAATGGTTTTCCTAAGCTCCAAGAGCTTGTCATTGATGGTTGTACTGGTCTGGAATCCATTTTTATTTCAGAAAGTTCTTCCGATCACCCCTCAACCCTCCAAAGCCTTAGTGTATATTCCTGCAAGGCCCTTATATCACTACCTCAACGGATGGACACCCTCACCACTCTTGAAAGATTGCATTTCTACCATCTTCCAAAACTTGAGTTTGCACTATATGAAGGAGTTTTCTTACCTCCCAAATTGCAAACAATTTATATTACATCTGTAAGAATAACAAAGATGCCGCCATTAATTGAATGGGGTTTCCAAAGCCTTACTTATCTTTCAAATTTgtatattaaagataatgatgatgttgttcACACCTTGTTGAAGGAGCAATTGCTACCCATTTCCTTGGTGTTTCTGTCAATAAGTAATCTCTCTGAAGCGAAATGCTTAGATGGAAATGGGCTTCGATACCTCTCCTCTCTGGAAACACTTTCTTTTCACGACTGTCAAAGGCTTGAGTCATTTCCAGAACACAGTCTCCCTTCCTCTCTAAAGTTACTGAGAATTTATAGATGCCCTATTTTAGAAGAAAGGTATGAAAGTGAGGGAGGCAGGAATTGGTCTGAAATTTCTTATATCCCTGTGATAGAAATAAATGGCAAAATGACAATATGA
- the LOC11428359 gene encoding zinc finger A20 and AN1 domain-containing stress-associated protein 5: MAQRTENEETEFKVVSETLQQTTTIINLCIKNCGVVGNPSTNNMCQNCFTASTTILPPSSSRSVRSPKRSRQESSSSSEEEGSTDHDLVDEKTVSEVKRVVSRCSGCRRKVGLAGFRCRCGELFCADHRYSDRHDCGYDYKKVGREEIARENPVIRAAKIVKV, translated from the coding sequence ATGGCTCAAAGAACAGAAAATGAAGAAACCGAATTTAAGGTGGTTTCAGAAACCcttcaacaaacaacaacaataataaatctTTGTATCAAAAACTGCGGTGTTGTCGGAAACCCTTCAACAAACAACATGTGTCAAAATTGTTTCACAGCATCAACGACAATCTTACCACCTTCATCTTCTAGATCTGTTCGGTCTCCGAAGAGATCTCGtcaagaatcatcatcatcatcagaagAAGAAGGGTCAACGGATCATGATTTGGTTGATGAAAAAACGGTTTCTGAGGTGAAGAGGGTTGTTAGTAGATGCTCCGGTTGTCGGAGAAAGGTTGGGTTGGCTGGATTTCGATGTAGATGTGGGGAGTTGTTTTGTGCAGATCATCGATACTCTGATCGACATGATTGTGGGTATGATTATAAGAAGGTTGGTAGAGAAGAGATTGCAAGGGAGAATCCTGTTATCAGAGCTGCGAAAATTGTGAAGGTGTGA